From one Bos taurus isolate L1 Dominette 01449 registration number 42190680 breed Hereford chromosome 24, ARS-UCD2.0, whole genome shotgun sequence genomic stretch:
- the LOC104975719 gene encoding basic proline-rich protein-like has product MAISRGPRRLAGLQRTRAAYANEAALAISGRAARRGRRLRDPGARPAPPHIAGSALFGARLRPGGPGAALAAAAARTQAQSVCAAARAPRRAPPPPPGAPPGAGGRGQGSGRRLCLSGALGRRASCSPGAEGRPAACLHWSSAFLRTPAPLGLRWCPSLRTFSPGSCPLFGLPRRPARPGGSRPERSGVRTPGWRDFGKTNFPVRKRRGPRGSSPPLPSDPLPSAPTPVSPPPPPPPPTPGPSTPERPPRPPPPPGLPRPFARPPGLRAACGSLNPGTGRGPRGFASHPQFRSLMGAVPGACGVGRERRVPGGLATESSKSTKVPRVAHRVLDFWG; this is encoded by the exons ATGGCTATTAGCAGAGGGCCGCGCCGATTGGCCGGCCTCCAGCGGACTCGGGCGGCCTATGCAAATGAGGCCGCGCTCGCAATTAGCGGCCGCGCGGCGAGGAGGGGCCGTCGCCTGCGGGACCCGGGCGCGCGACCGGCGCCGCCTCACATCGCGGGCTCCGCGCTCTTCGGCGCCCGGTTGCGGCCCGGCGGGCCGGGAGCGGCTCTGGCCGCGGCGGCCGCCCGGACCCAAGCGCAG AGTGTCtgcgccgccgcccgcgccccgcGCCGCGCCCCCCCGCCGCCGCCCGGCGCCCCTCCCGGAGCGGGCGGCCGCGGGCAGGGCTCCGGCCGGCGCCTTTGTCTCTCCGGGGCGCTCGGGCGCCGAGCCTCCTGCTCTCCGGGCGCGGAGGGCCGGCCTGCCGCCTGCCTCCACTGGTCCTCGGCGTTTCTCCGCACGCCGGCCCCGCTCGGGCTCAGGTGGTGTCCCAGTCTCCGGACCTTCTCTCCGGGCTCGTGTCCGCTCTTCGGGCTCCCCCGGCGGCCGGCCCGGCCCGGAGGCTCGCGGCCGGAGCGGAGCGGAGTGCGCACGCCGGGGTGGCGGGACTTCGGCAAGACCAACTTTCCGGTTCGGAAGCGGCGCGGGCCGCgcggctcctcccctcccctcccctcggaCCCCCTCCCCTCGGCTCCCACCCCTGtctccccgccgccgccgcccccccccccaaccccgggcCCCTCGACTCCTGagcgcccgccccgcccgccgccgccaccgGGGCTGCCCCGGCCCTTCGCCCGCCCGCCAGGCCTCCGGGCCGCCTGTGGCTCCTTAAATCCAGGGACAGGGAGGGGACCGCGGGGCTTCGCGTCCCACCCCCAGTTCCGTAGCCTGATGGGTGCAGTGCCGGGCGCCTGTGGCGTGGGCAGGGAGCGCAGGGTGCCCGGAGGCCTCGCGACTGAAAGTTCCAAGTCCACAAAAGTCCCACGCGTGGCCCACCGCGTTCTGGACTTTTGGGGGTGA